Proteins from one Aureimonas sp. SA4125 genomic window:
- a CDS encoding inositol monophosphatase family protein translates to MTDPVAARLALAETVAAEAGALATRFFEDRDALVVEAKASPQDIVSRADREVEDLIRARILSAFPEDGVLGEEGGMQPGKSGYTWVLDPIDGTSPFLAGLPHWCVVIAVQQGDETVVGVIAHPSAGEMFTARREHGAYLNGQRLGPRRDLRIDNSLVAIGASHRTAPAHVAGVIGALMERGGIFYRNGSGAIMIAAVAAGRLGGYYEPHMNPWDCLAGLLMVREAGGRTLPFPAGADGGPVMATAPAVWEPLTTIVALAPADKERHGART, encoded by the coding sequence CCCGTCTCGCCCTTGCCGAAACCGTCGCCGCCGAAGCGGGAGCGCTGGCGACCCGCTTTTTCGAGGACCGCGACGCGCTGGTCGTCGAAGCCAAGGCCAGTCCGCAGGATATCGTCAGCCGCGCCGATCGCGAGGTCGAGGATCTGATCCGCGCCCGCATCCTCTCGGCCTTTCCGGAGGACGGCGTGCTGGGCGAAGAAGGCGGCATGCAGCCGGGAAAGTCGGGCTATACATGGGTCCTCGATCCGATCGACGGCACTTCGCCGTTTCTGGCCGGGCTGCCGCATTGGTGCGTGGTGATCGCCGTGCAGCAGGGAGATGAGACCGTGGTGGGCGTCATCGCGCATCCGTCGGCGGGGGAAATGTTCACGGCCCGCCGGGAGCACGGGGCGTATCTGAACGGCCAACGCCTCGGTCCTCGCCGGGACTTGCGGATCGACAACAGCCTCGTCGCGATCGGCGCCAGTCACCGCACGGCGCCTGCCCACGTCGCGGGCGTCATCGGCGCGCTGATGGAGCGGGGCGGCATCTTCTATCGCAACGGATCGGGGGCGATCATGATCGCTGCCGTCGCCGCCGGGCGCCTCGGCGGCTACTACGAGCCGCACATGAATCCCTGGGACTGCCTTGCCGGCCTGTTGATGGTGCGCGAGGCCGGTGGCCGGACACTGCCGTTCCCCGCAGGCGCCGACGGCGGCCCGGTCATGGCAACCGCTCCGGCAGTCTGGGAGCCGCTGACGACGATCGTCGCGCTTGCTCCTGCGGACAAGGAGCGTCACGGGGCCCGAACGTGA
- a CDS encoding DUF1127 domain-containing protein — protein sequence MFARLAARLKNYRSHQRTVSLLSQMEDRQLQDIGLARGDIETVVRNGRLQF from the coding sequence ATGTTCGCCCGCCTCGCCGCCCGCCTGAAGAACTACCGCTCCCATCAGCGCACCGTTAGCCTGCTCTCGCAGATGGAAGACCGTCAGCTGCAGGACATCGGGCTTGCCCGCGGCGACATCGAGACCGTGGTCCGCAACGGCCGCCTCCAGTTCTGA
- a CDS encoding protein-L-isoaspartate O-methyltransferase: MDFAAARIKMVDNQVRTTDVTDARILRALLSVPRETFVPEARRSLAYIDDDLSLGEGRFLMEASPFARLLQLAGIGAGDRVLVIGCGSGYSAAVVAQLAADVVVVESSSSLAQAARDGLAQSAVSNCTVIEGPLTDGHAAGAPYDVVFVEGAVDVVPAGLFKQLAESGRLIVVEGLGNAGFAVAYLNEEGVISRRTAFNCSVKPLPGFAQPRAFSF, translated from the coding sequence ATGGATTTCGCTGCCGCTCGTATCAAGATGGTTGACAACCAGGTCCGCACCACAGACGTCACGGATGCCCGCATCCTGCGTGCCCTTCTTTCCGTTCCGCGGGAAACCTTCGTGCCCGAAGCGCGCCGGAGCCTTGCCTATATCGACGATGACCTCTCGCTCGGCGAAGGCCGCTTCCTGATGGAAGCCTCGCCGTTCGCAAGGCTCCTGCAACTTGCGGGCATCGGCGCCGGGGACCGGGTGCTCGTCATCGGATGCGGCTCGGGCTATTCCGCGGCAGTCGTGGCGCAGCTCGCGGCCGACGTGGTCGTGGTGGAGTCCAGTTCAAGCCTGGCGCAGGCGGCTCGCGACGGGCTTGCCCAATCCGCGGTATCGAACTGCACGGTGATCGAAGGTCCACTGACCGACGGCCATGCGGCTGGTGCGCCTTACGACGTCGTCTTCGTCGAAGGAGCAGTCGACGTGGTCCCCGCGGGCTTGTTCAAGCAACTGGCCGAAAGCGGGCGGCTGATCGTCGTCGAGGGACTGGGAAATGCCGGTTTTGCCGTCGCCTACCTCAACGAGGAGGGCGTGATCTCCCGTCGCACTGCGTTCAATTGCAGCGTGAAGCCGCTCCCGGGATTTGCGCAGCCGCGGGCATTTAGCTTCTGA